TTGGTGGAAGGGatgtggttggctgtgcctgctgctcatttgctgctgctagggaattccattaaaggaaccCAGGGGCTCGATTTGCTCTGTCTGATTCCCTATCGAAAAGGGTCATGCCAGagtccctgggagcatttggggtaaACTAAGAGACGGAATTCTGCCTCTGTTCTCCCCCggtatgttttcccttactgacctctggaggtgtccagttgtcagtcctgttcctgcctgagtgcaggttcaggtagtccgaaccaatgcctaagcaaccattcACATGCTGTAATcgataaagctgtggccaaattaatgccaaaaacctaaacaaatattttgtgtctattgtgatttattttggggagtggtttgggggtcttcacacgcaaaTTCAGGGGTTGCTTTATACAACCTGGAGCTCGTAGACACCCAGTTGGAGCAGCAAGAGTAGCTGTGCAGCACTGTCGCCTTGCAATGCAGGATATTGAAATACTTCTCTGACAAGTTAATTTACACAAAAGCAGTCTTCTAGTTTATAATTTTGTTACATAATCTAGGTGAAGTGCACAGGCCACTGAGTGGCActgagccaaaatttctcagaagccccctttttctcccacaGAAAATAATTTAACTTTGCGGAATTTCCTTCTAatatttccctcctcccctcctctctctccttttagcAAGCAAAACCATTGCTCACAATTTCACAAATAATTCTAGTTCCGGGTCATTGTGGAGATTGTGGCATAATctcaacaggaaaaaaaagtgaACAAGGACATTGTGGGCATTTAATGTGCTCTAGCTAAATGTTCAGGGGATTGGGGTGCTAATGCTTATATTAGTTTATTTTGACCAACCAGCTTTCCCCATTAACTTTAAAAGTAATACCCAGTCTGAAAGAACATCCTATTTTGTACATTGGTTGTGGTAACCAGTCAACTGAACAAGGACTTGGACAAACAAATGCACTTCCTTTCACATCAGCATGCAGCAATCCAAGCAGTAAAGTAGAGAGGGATTTTGGACTGGAAATGGAATATGAGAATGCCCATCATAATATTGCCATTTCTGTTCTAAGCAAGGCTGCTTTCTAAGTTCATCATTCAGAGCTCATCACCACTGTGGTGACCAGAGCGGGTAGTCTtactgtggagcagcagaaagttATGTTGACATTTCACAGACATGGTTATGTCAGCCCTTGATAAATGGGATCCTCCTTAACAAGGGACCTGGTTGCGCTCGGGCTCCTAAGGCACCCCCACTGGGTAAGTTCTTGTTGGGCATGGCCCAAGCCTTAACAGTCAGGCCCTGGGATCACGCCTGGCTGTTTGGGCCAATCTGGATGCATGGCGTGATTCCAGGGGTGTATAAAAGCGGCAGCATGACGTAATTGGGGGCACTTGCTTCGCGATGccgaacaccctccctccctaattTTAGGTTGTGCtctttggccttgctttggattgGGTCGCTTGTTTTGGAAGAGGGGCTGGGTAGACATTTtcccatttggcagattggctgtagcaacttggttttcgcctacccccttagcaattgtcacaactttgtaaggtttcgtggttaggcattggtttattGAAATGTGGGGGAGGTGAGGtgcagccatcacctgcccctctgGGAATAGGGTATTCtggtaaaggaatctgggggtcctgGATCTCATCCGAAGTCCACTTGAGCGGCTAGGGCCGTGGCAGGACCACAGGAACCCCGGGACGAGCTTCGATTGATCTTCATCGATGTTGCTCCCTCGTTTGGTGTTTACCCTTTCAGGCTACCAGCTCACTTTTgctgtaatcagtaaagttgtggcctaaattatttcccaataactTAAACTAAAATTATGTGTCTGTATGAAGTTATTTACAGGGGAAGGGCTTGGGGGCCTCTAAGTGCAACCCTGTTACTACTGATGCAATGCCAAGCCCCAAAACACTGCAGCAGTTATTATCTCTTCCATAATTATCAAACTTACAGTCATTATTTCAATGGCAAATCCAAAGCTCGGAGCTTCCTCCCAGAGGTATGGGGGCGGGAGAAATAAGCAAGCGAGTGAAATAATATAAAGCCCCACTGAGGTAGATACACTTAAGTGTAGGGACTAAGGGCCGGCAGGGCTATGTCATTTCAAACTCTGGCAGTTTTCCCCTTTCACTGTATAGATCAGTCAAGCATTCAGATAATGttcttaaaatacagaaatgcctTAGAAAGCCTTTAGATTGCAAATCTAAAAGTGGACACAAGTCTCTTTAACTAGTGCATTGGCTGGCCATCAGctaaaatttaaagtgcattctTTAAAGTAGGATGAATTAAAATTATTGATTAGGCTACAGAGAACCATTTGGAAATCAACTGTGCAGCGTTGACATCAGAAGGATGGTGACTGTGGTGTTCATGGTTCTTGTGGTGGTGTTTCCTCATGTAGTGTGCAATGCACACAATGTTATGTGTGCTGCGAATGATCTTGTTCATGTTCCACATGAGTGGCACCAGCCAGGTGAAATTCTAATTGGTGGGATTGTGTCTTATATCTATTATCTTGTACCCGGCGTTGACTTCAAGAAACCCCCATCTCAGGAGCAGATTGATGTTCCACTGTAAGATATGGTTCCACCCCCTAGATTTGAACTTTCACTATACTTTGACAATTCCTTCTGTTTTCATGACTGCTGACCCATGAGTGAGTGTGTGAATAAATGTGTGCATATTGGCAAGAAACCATTGTTCATGCAGACAATGAAATGTTCTAAAGcttaatttataatgaattaaaatagATGTTCAAAATCTCATTTCCCCAAATGCCCAAAGCATTCATTTTGGGGATTATTGGGAGTGAGATTCCAAGAGACCCAAAGTGATGCCCAATTGAATGTAAAGGAGTAATTAGGCATTGCAAAAGGAATTATCTTTGCTCAGTTATGTCCCTATCCCAGGCAACTGAATCTATTTCAAAGCAGAGCAGACCTGTAgatctgggggcggggggagcacaaTTTCATGCACTGTTCAGGCATTTCAGAATTCTACAATGAAACATCGAATTCTTCTTGCAGCGTGGTGACAAAATTCTATCAGCACATCCTGGCTTTGGTGTTTGCCGTCcatgaaatcaataaaaacccCAAGCTTTTGCCAAATATCACTATTGGATTCCATATTTATGACAGCTACTATGATGCTGGGATAACATATCGTACTACGTTGGGCCTGCTCTTCCAGTCACATAGGTTTGTCCCTAACTACAAATGTGGCACAGAGGGGAATTTAATGGGAGTCGTTGGTGGTCTGGATTCTGATACCTCTTCACACATGTCAGACATCTTAGGCCtgtacaagattccacaggtaggattCATCGGTTGGGTCTTCTCTAATCCCATCCATCTACTCTTCTTTCCTCTTTCAGATAGCAATTTCAAGATTGAAATAGAGAGAGGTTTTTCATTGGGGAAAGGTAGGGTGAAATACACGGATATGATGGGGATATGAAATGTCTATTCTGTAGATTTGTGGATACATCCAAATTTCCCTCACTTTAAATTATATGAGGGTTGATAACATGTAGGCCTTCAAGTCTTTGGAATTTCCATCACAGCGAAGTACAGCTAGCCCATCGTCAGTCAGCTTAGCTCTcctctgttcttttttaaataatacagtTTTAAAACTATCCAATTCAGAAGCACTTTTgagatgaggaagaagaaaaagggtgTACTGAATTATTATATAGTCTTGTTGAACTTTCACATTTGTAAATTTCAGTTAAAATGTGTTTAATCATGGTTCTTTTAATAATGTTTTATGGATATGTTAATGTCATTTATGCAGctgaataattttttattgagtttCTGATAATTTTATATCATATAACAACAAGACcgtttcaaacattaaaatacaaggttattttgaaccttcagacctctttccctccctccaaggGTTCCATATTGAGATTTAAGTTCACTGCATCTTTTACTCTTATCCATCTATTATATAACCATAATTAccataaataattccacattacaagttcTAAATTATAAGATTTTAACTGTGTACAGcgatcttttaaataaattacaaatttactccagtctttagaaaatactttatcttcctggtttcggatcttccccgtcagttttgccatttacGCAAACtcaatcattttcatctgccattcttcttttgtcgatacttctccttccttccatctctgggctagtagcattctcgctgccatcgttgcatacataaaaagtcttttattttctcttggaAAATCTTCATCTATCATacctagtaaaaaggcttctggttttttgataaatgtattttattttactttacacTTTacttaactcattatatatcccagaaagcctttactgATGTACATGTCCACCACAGATGTTTAAAAgtcccctctttctctttacatttccaacataattttgaacttgttttgtacattttacaattttacttggtgttagataccaatgatacatcattttcatataattttctttcaacgaaAAGCATGCAGTaaaatttatttcctctttccaaaACTTTTCCCAGGATGAAAGTtggatattatacccaaaatctctaGCCCAATGTATCATCACTGCCTTAAGTTCTTCATCTTTTCTATGCCATTCTAAAAGtagtttgtacatttttgataacaCTTTCACATTATTTTCCATCAGCAGCTGAATATCCATCTTGATGCTATAGCAATTCTACCAATTATTAGGTTAGAAACTTATATGATTATTTTGGAAatctgacttttttttaaaaaaaatgctactcAGTTTTACATGTAAGATACAGTAATATTTTGGTTTTATCTCATTGTTACCTAGGGGTtattttttacaggtaggtagccgtgttggtctgacgtagtcaaaacaaaaaataaaaaaaattccttccagtagcaccttagagaccaactaagtttgtcattggtatgagcttttgtgtgcatgcacacttcttcagatattttgtgTGGCAATTTATTAAACATTGTTGAAATTTAATTGatcttatgtaaactgcttaggaaAGCTTGGTTATGTAAAGTGGTATAAaattctaattaataataataacaaatattgTTCAATattctacaattttattattctaaaGTAAGAAGAAAAGCATACATTATTTTGCATAACCTAGGGGTTACATTTGTAAGAATTACTTATGGATGTAATATTTCACATACATATTCAGATGGAAATCCATATTATTACTTCAGATTAATGTGATGAATAGTATAATAATACTATGAATAGTATTATTCATAGTATAATACTATTATTGAtgaatagtataataataataataataataataataataataataataataataataatttattagcggctcccaatcgagtgttaaaaacaatacagcattaaatattaaatattaaaaacttccctaaacagggctgccttcagatgtattttaaaaataggatagctgcttatttccttgtcatctgatgggagggcgctccacactaccaagaaggcccttcgtctggttccctgtaacctcacttctcgcaatgagggagccgccagaaggccctcggcgatggatctcagtgtccgggctgaacgatggggtggagtaTTACACTTTGAGCAATTTTAAGATGTCGTAGGGAACAGGATTGCCAAAAAATGGCAAAATCTCTTCATTCCACAATGAGAACAAATGAAAAAGGGTGTTTAATTGCACTTGATAATTCCTTGCAGGCTACCTTTGTGATACTTTTTGAtcaaaaggcaggatagaaataaaCATTGCAACcctatttacttggaaataaatctcACCGTTCAACAGAGGCTATGCTAGTACATGTTTGCAGAGGATTGCAGCTTAAATAAGTAATTACTCAATaactcaataaaataaataaataaataaatatgtattgctatccaaggctggatctagacatgtcAAAGAAGTGATTCAGTTAAACGTGTTGCAAGTTCATACCGGGAAATCTGGTAAGATGAGACTCCACAGCACAATCTGGTGTCAaagtgttatattgcatatacaatacataaaaaacattggatatatatatatatatatatatatatatatatatatatatatatatatataacaatctagctgagtcccaggtcTGCTCAGCCTTAATTATATCAATTGGTCTTAATTGgagataaaaaatatatataggatTATAGTCTAAGTATGAGCCTTTCTTGAAATgtctcctttttaaattttttagttTTCATATGGCTCATTCCAACGAGTCATTAATGAGCAAACTGATCTTCCTTCTTTTTACCGCATGGTCCCTAATGAAGAGCTTCAGTACCAGGGAATTATTCATTTACTTCTGCATTTTGGATGGAAATGGGTTGGAATCATGATTTTGGATGATGACAATGGAGAGCATTTCTTGAAGACTTTGGAGCCCATGTTTTCGCAGAGCGGGATCTGCTCAGCTTTCACCAACAGAGCTCCAGATGAGATGCGTTTCCAGAACCTCGCTGAAATGAACGATTACATTTTGAATAGCATTCAAGGTTTCAGAAAAACCAAAGCCAATGCAGTGCTTATATATGGTAAAACAGCAATCATTAGATGGCTGGCAGCCATTCTGTGGTGGAAAAAGTTGTTGCCTTTAAGCGATCTTCAATATGAAGAATATATGACTCCTGGAAAGGTGTGGATTACGACAGCTCAAATTGATTTTGCATTCTTTGTCCTGCAAAGGACATGGGATGTTCAAATGTTTCATGGAGCAATTTCATTTACAGTTCACTCAAATGAACATCTTGGCTTCCAAAATTTTATTCAGTTTATAAACCCTTCCAGTTCAACAGAAGATGGCTTCATCAAGGATTTCTGGGAACAAGCATTTGATTGTTTCCTGCAAGATTTTGATGAATCCTGTACTGGAGAGGAGAGATTGGAGAGCCTTCCTGGAcctttttttgaaatgagcatgacaggccacagctacagtatctataattcTGTCTACGCTGTGGCACATGCCTTACACAGAATTTCTACATCTGAATCCAAAGACAAAACGATGAAGAATAAGGGTGGAATAGATCACCTGAATGTGGAACCTTGGCAGGTAAGTTGGCTACTCCTAACAGAGGATCCATGTTGTGCACAGCCCTGGAACTCCTCCCCCAACCGGCTTGGAGGCGGGGCTTTGTCCCACTCCAGCTGGTGGTGCCACAATCATGCCACTGGCCTTTAGCCAATTGGCAACGTGGCAAGGCTGAGGGTTTGGGGTATTTATTTGGTGGCGCGACATGGGGAACCCCTCTTTCTTCACACTGCcaaacacccgcccacccacccatttgTTAGCTTGcatctggccttgctttggacttctgTTGGTCACCCCTTTTGGAAcgggggccaggtaggaatttttttccagtGTGGCAGATTGGCAGTGGCCACTTgttttttgcctacctcttagcaatcatcacaactttgtaaggtttggcggttaggcattggtttaggggaatgtggggaggggaggtgcggccatcacctgcccctccagttGATAGGGTagtctgttaaaggaatccgggggtctggatcttgtccgaagcctggggaggttctagggccatgccacgacccccgGGAACCCCAGGGGTGAGCACCAGTCAATATACATTGATGGAGCTCCCCCTGCTGGTTGTTTACCCTTCCAGGCTTCCTGCAGGGTGGGCAGGAGCCAGTTATAATCTTGATACCAATGGCTAAGCCAATACCGGTAACACTTGTGTATTCCATAAAGTTGTGGACaaaatttgcccattaacatttaaactaaattctgcctccactgtgtctttatttccatgGGGGACGGGTTTCAGGGCTCGAAGCACAATAGCTCCTCGCTGTCAAAGATCTAATGTATATTACAGATGTGGGATGTTCAATTTTCATTATGCTTGGCAGAAAATGGGGACTCCTCCCTCCTCTTGTGAATCTTTTAAATTCTTTTCACTGCAAGGCAAGCTGGCCCAAGGATCCACTGCATGCTAAGCGCCTCCTTCCAGTGTATTTTGACATAGGAATTATCCTTAAGTGGCACTATCTTCTATAATTCTATAAAAAATGATAGTGAACTCTTACTAATATTGTAAATATTTATCCAAAAGTGTCATATAATTGTTGGCAATGTACAGGTGGAAATTAGATACCAATGTTGGATATCCTTTATGCTACAAATGAAGCTATGAAATCTAATTACGTATCTCCACTAATAAGGTTGGGGCATGTAGAAAGTACCATCTACAAATATCTGTGAAAGGGAAAGCAACCCATTTGTGATTATTCAGATTATTCATTCATTGACTATTTGAATCAAAATAGTCTTGAACAATTGATATTCTGCAAATGTATTaaaatgaattgaattgaattgtccTTGTATGGTGCCTGATAGACATATCCAAGTTCTATGCTTTATCTGTCAGCTTGGTTCTACCATATTCAATCTACTCAATATAAGCCGTGCTATTTTGTGAAGATGgaatctttttttgtttgttttgttcacATAACATTTATAGTGTCTGGAAATTGCTTTCTTAATGTAAAATCTATAGAAAAAGTATATTCTCAGTgagaatatttcaatattttaaatGCTATTCTATTCTCTTTCTTCCTGTAGCTCCATTCATGGCTTCAGAGGATCTCATTCAACAACTGTGCTGCAGATGAAATCATGTTTAACAAACATGGAGAACTATCATCTGGGTTCGATATTACAAGCTTGGCCACTTTCCCAAATAACTCGTATGCCAGAGTCAAAGTGGGAAGACTAGATCCTCAAGATTTAAAAAGAGATGTATTATCCATTAATGAAGAGAGAATTGAATGGCACAGAGATTTGACTCAGGTGAATGGGATTTATGATTATCCACTGAGTGGttagtcagtacagtggtacctcggtttaagaacagccctgtttatgcatagctgccaagttttcccttttctcgtgaggaagcctattcagcataagggaatttccctttaaaaaaaggagaacttggcagctatgtgtttatgaactattcggtttacgaactccgcaaaaccggaagtagtgtcccgatttgcgaactttacctcggtgtAAGAATGTtagccaaacggtggaagggcaccagcggcaggaggcctcattaaggaaagtgcacctcagtttaagaacggtttcggtttaagaacggacttccggaatagattaagttcgtaaaacgaggtaccactgtacattgaaggCAACCAATGGAGAGACTCTTCATGCAATGTGTCATTGATTCTTGCTGTAGGCTGAAAAGGCAGAGGTGATATGTATCCCAGGTTGAGTTCTTGAAATGGAAAAATAGCCTCTTTTTTGATAGGCTTGCTCTCCCCTGGAAGGAGCAAGTTTGTAGATTGGGGGTAGCCCCAGATACAACATTGTCACTTGTGGCCCCAGTGGGATCAGTGCATAGGACTGCCTATTTCTAGCTTCATCTGGTTCACCAGCTAAGGCCCCTTTGGGATAGAGATGACTTGGCCATGGTATTTCATGATCTGCTGATTTCCATATGGAATCATTGCAGTGCATTCTATGTgcagctgcccttgaagatgacttggaaacttTATCTGGTGCAAAAGGCAGTAGCCAGATTATTGGCTGGCATTGCCTTTCGAATTCACGTAATCCCTGGCATTGGGTGCCAGTTCATTTTGAGGCCCAATAGAAGGTCCTCAAATATCTAATAGACTTTGTCCTTCCATACTGACTATACCAGGTATTAAGATCAGCTTAAATAGTGTAAGCCATGCCCCCGGCTGACCAGATTGGTTGGCCCAAGGACTGATGCAGCCAGGGACTCCCTATGATGCAGGGGCCAGCCCCGCCCCCTGCACACGGGATGGGCTCATGACCAGCCCACAACTTCACTTCCCtggggaagggaaatggcttAATTGCACATTGTGGATTGGATATCATTGTTGGATATCATCAGACATGTAAATGTTGATAATATCTAAATCAACATTTCTGAAACATTTTCTCAATGCTAAATTCCTCCTTTGTTTAAGACCAGGTGCCTCCCTTCTCCTTATGTAATGAGAACTGCCTGCCTGGTTACAGCAGGAAAGTAATAGAGGGGGAGAAATTTTGCTGCTACATTTGCgccccatgtccagaagggatgTTCTCAAGCAAGAAAGGTAGGTTATACATTGTAAAGACACATGGATATAATGAAATGACAGCTGAATCTGTGATTACTGACAACAGAATGTCTAGCCTGTGTTGTTATTACTGTAATGCCTACAATTGTTCCACCACATACCCACACCacccacttctgaagaagtgtgcatgcacacgaaagctcataacaatgacaaacttagttggtctctaaggtgctgctggaaggaatttgtttgtttgtttgtttcaccaGAGTAGTTAAGGGCAATGCTACAATAACAGAGTTCCACCTAAATGCAGGTGGCTCAAGTGAAGAGAAATTTAGGGCTTAACCACGTCAGTGATTGCCTGCTTGGTCCAAATGTATTGGTTAAAGTTTTGTGATGAAAGGCTCATTCTAGGCCAATTGAATGTAGGTTTCGCAAAGAAGAGAGTTTCCTTTTATAGAGATTCAATGATACACTGTAGTGGCAACAAACATGAAGCTTTAttaaaaatacagaaacaaaactATAGCAAAGATATGCCACACTTGCTCTCTGATTACATTTAGAAATGAGAACCATCCTCTTGGGTAAATCTGGGTAGAGGAACTCCATACTATGTGTGATATGTGTCTTTATTCTGATTCCCTTCCAAAGCTGCAACCCAAGCCTTATATAGCTATTATCTTTAATAGCTCTATATGGCTATTAAATAGCTACTGCCATATAGCATGGCTTCTGTTCATCTATATTCACAAAACAATGGTATGGAAAGCCAACGAGAGATCAAGTTAGAGAAGCAGGGTCAcctttccctgtctctctctctctcctgataaAGGTCATTCATCATAAATATAACATTTCTAGCAATATTGCCATGCAAAGAAGCCTGATAAGTGTGAGAAGATgtgaaataattaataatatatttttgaaGAACAGAATGACATAGAGCAAGAAGTATGACCAAGATTTTAGATAATGTCCCTGGATGTCCTGCCAACCACTACTGTATTTCCCATTTCATTTCAACCCATCCTTTCAATAATTAATTGTTCTTGGTAGATCATGTGATTTTTTCAAATAGAAGCCAATATTTATAATATCTCAAAACCCTTACAGAAGCATATTAGGCTAGGAGGGTAGAATGGACGGTAGCCTCATGTTCAGAGTTTTAGTAATAATTACTAATAACTACTTCTTAAGATGAATTCCAGGAAAGATACTCATTGTTCATGAAAATAGAAGTGTTTAAGAAGCATATGTTCTTTTTTTAGACATGGATTATTGTATCAATTGCCCAGGAGATCACATTCCAAACAAGGGACAAGATAAATGCATCCCCAAGACGCACAACTTCC
The window above is part of the Zootoca vivipara chromosome 13, rZooViv1.1, whole genome shotgun sequence genome. Proteins encoded here:
- the LOC118078222 gene encoding vomeronasal type-2 receptor 26-like — encoded protein: MVTVVFMVLVVVFPHVVCNAHNVMCAANDLVHVPHEWHQPGEILIGGIVSYIYYLVPGVDFKKPPSQEQIDVPLVVTKFYQHILALVFAVHEINKNPKLLPNITIGFHIYDSYYDAGITYRTTLGLLFQSHRFVPNYKCGTEGNLMGVVGGLDSDTSSHMSDILGLYKIPQFSYGSFQRVINEQTDLPSFYRMVPNEELQYQGIIHLLLHFGWKWVGIMILDDDNGEHFLKTLEPMFSQSGICSAFTNRAPDEMRFQNLAEMNDYILNSIQGFRKTKANAVLIYGKTAIIRWLAAILWWKKLLPLSDLQYEEYMTPGKVWITTAQIDFAFFVLQRTWDVQMFHGAISFTVHSNEHLGFQNFIQFINPSSSTEDGFIKDFWEQAFDCFLQDFDESCTGEERLESLPGPFFEMSMTGHSYSIYNSVYAVAHALHRISTSESKDKTMKNKGGIDHLNVEPWQLHSWLQRISFNNCAADEIMFNKHGELSSGFDITSLATFPNNSYARVKVGRLDPQDLKRDVLSINEERIEWHRDLTQVNGIYDYPLSDQVPPFSLCNENCLPGYSRKVIEGEKFCCYICAPCPEGMFSSKKDMDYCINCPGDHIPNKGQDKCIPKTHNFLTFDEPLGITLGSLAVLFSLMTAMVLGIFIKHRDTPIVKANNRSLTYFLLSSLFLCFLSALLFIGKPQKGTCLLRQTAFGVILSIAISSVLAKTITVIVAFMASQPGNIFRKWVGKRLAYSLVLVCSLPQFVICVIWLCTSPPFPDLDTNSLNGEIIVECNEGSLFMFYCVLGYMGIMATISFSMAFLARRLPDSFNEAKFITFSMLVFCSVWLSFVPTYLSTKGKYMVAVEIFSILASSAGLLGCIFSPKCYIIILRPELNKREQLIRRKQ